The genomic segment CGGTATTCGGAACAGAGCTGACCATCAAGCCGGATCAGGATTTGTACGCGCTTGCTGCGAAACTCATCGAAGAGGGCGGAGAACTGCCTCCGGTGCTTTGCTGCTGTGGAACCGAAGATCCGTTTATCGGGATGAATCGTGAGTTTGCAGCTTATATGCAGAAAACGCCGTTCGACTTCAAGTATGCGGAAGGCCCAGGAACGCATGATTGGCTTTTCTGGGAAGAGCATTTGAAGACGGCATTTGACTTCTTGTTTAACGAAAAGAATTAAGTAAAGTGAGGCGATGCACATTGAAACCCGCAGCCTTAGGGCCTGACAAAAGTTTAAAAGGGCGTTCGAAATCCAACCCCTGGTTCAAGGAAATCTGGAAGCACCGTATGACGTACACCCTGCTCGTTCCGGGACTGATCTGGCTGATCCTGTTTGCTTACCTGCCGATGGGCGGCCTGTCCTTAGCATTCAAGCATTACAGAGCCAACGATGGAATTTGGGGCAGTCCCTGGGTGGGATTTGAAAACTTCAAATATGTTTTCCGGGATCCAACCTTTGCACAGGCCGTGTGGAGAACCCTATACGTCAATATTATCAAACTCGTCATTACGTTCCCGTTCCCGATTATTCTAGCCTTAATGCTGAATGAGCTGCGGATGGGGCGCACGAAGAAATGGTTCCAAACTGTGTTTACGTTCCCGCAGTTTTTGTCCTGGATTATCGTTTCCGGGATTGTCATCAACGTCCTTTCTTATGATGGGTTGCTGAACAGCACGCTGTCGCTTATCGGGCTGCCGACCATTAACTTTTTGGGCTCGGAAAAAATGTTTCTCCCGATGCTGATTATGACGGATATCTGGAAGTCGACGGGCTGGGGCGCCAT from the Paenibacillus sp. J23TS9 genome contains:
- a CDS encoding sugar ABC transporter permease; the protein is MKPAALGPDKSLKGRSKSNPWFKEIWKHRMTYTLLVPGLIWLILFAYLPMGGLSLAFKHYRANDGIWGSPWVGFENFKYVFRDPTFAQAVWRTLYVNIIKLVITFPFPIILALMLNELRMGRTKKWFQTVFTFPQFLSWIIVSGIVINVLSYDGLLNSTLSLIGLPTINFLGSEKMFLPMLIMTDIWKSTGWGAIIFLAAISGIDQDQYESAQIDGASRMQQIFKVTLPNILPTVTVMFILNVGGLMSAGFDQIFNLANAATQNVSQVLDVYIYRITFQSSTDFSFSTAVSLFRSLVNMVLLLAADRIAKWMGGDGLFR